The genome window gaTCATGCACAAAGTGTTGACCACTCTTCAGTTTCCTCTTCTCTCGACCTATgaaagctctcttttttttttggaaacaaaTGTGTTTTCCGGATTCACCCGAGCTTGCTAAGGCCGTGCAAAAAATGTGAGTAACCAGCCCACGTATGCAGTGGAGCCTCCTTGGAACCCAGCTGGCCAAGCAGTGCAGTGTGCCTGCACTGGGACAGCCCAAGTACTCCCAAGCTGGAAGTTTGTCCACATCTCCTCTGCTCAGTTGTCCCCTAGGCCCTGCAGGagtcctgcagagctctggccaGTGCTAAAATGAGCTCCATACATCCCCTGCATCCAGGCTGGGCTCAACTCCTGcatcctggcactgcagagggatCTGTTTGCACACCATGTCCTTCAGTTGGGAGTTGGGAGTTTATTCAGGACTGGATACTCTCTGCTTTCAGGAAAACCTTTTGAGTTACTAAATTGGTCCTGCCTGCTGCCGTTTGATGGGTGTGATGCTTGGAGTGTGTCTTCAATGAAAGGCTTGCTAAAGTATAAAGTTTTAATGAAGAGTTGCCTAGTAGGAGAGCAGTATCATCTGACATGCTTGTCTAAAAAGTCTTGTTTAAAGGACCAAAGCACCAGCTCCAGGTCTTTTCAAGGCCTAGGAGTGGCAGGTGTTCTCCTGTGGCATAGAGTAGAATAGTTTGAATTCCagagagccaggagagcaggcaATTGTCATCCCATGCTTTGGTAAACAGGTACCTACTAAATCATCAGAGGCCTAACAAGCAGCTGGGAACAAAAGCCAGCACCATCTTTGTCCTGAGTGCCCAGAAGCCTTGGCCCAGTACAGCCATGCTACAACTGATGTGAGCCCTGGAAATGCAGGGAGAGCAAAATACACCTAAAGACTTGGGTGGGTCATGGACAGAGCAGTCACTGTCAGGAGAGCCGGGGTTTCTGCTGGGTCAGTGGGCACGCAGTGGGACTTGGGACACCCCAGCCAGTCCTGAGCAGTGACACTGAACACGCACACTTGCTccttccattttcctttgttaCTCATCCTGCGGGCCCCAGCACGGAAAACGTGAAGCTCCCAGCAACATCCCTTCCCAGTCGGATGTTGCTCACAGCGTACATGCCCGCAGGAAGCCACCGGCTGCCCAAAGCAACAGCAAGATCAACACAAACTCTGCCGCTGAAGCGGAGCTATTGTGCCGGACATCCTGGAGGGACACATCTGTGGGAGCCAGCACACACTGGGAGCAAAGGGACCCTGAATGCTGCACCATCCCGCTGTCTGGGCCCGTTCCTGAAGGAGTTCCAGCAGGTCTCAGGCCCTGGTACTGTGTTGCTGTGGCAGTttgagctgggctctgtccatcttcagagcctATCTGCTTCCACAGGCGAGCACTGCAATGTAACAGTGGTGGGTgccaggtttctgggatccaacattgcactgcaaacctcccagTTTGTCCTGGTGTATGGGGTTGAATGGGATATCCCACCATGGTGGTATTGGGTATTCCACACCAGACCTGCTATGACTTTCTAACAAGTGCAGTGCCCTTGAAAGTAGAACAGGAGTCAGACCCCAAACCTCAGTGTGTGACATGGCAAAGTGCTTGAGCTCATACAGAAGAGCTTCTGTCTTGCCCACTAACAGGATTTGCCTTGTCCCTGGCTGTACATCCTGCTCCACTGCCCAGGAGCAGCGCTCAGCCCACAGGCAGAGcttgctgctccccagcctctTCTGAAGAGCAGGGAAAATTCCTGGGTGTATGGTGTGCTTGCTCTGTGTGGGGGACATGGGGTTGCTTCATGGCACCATGGTGGACTGATCCCCTTCTGCTGAGATTCCCCACGTGTCGTCCTCGCTTGACTGGCAGTGTCCCCGCTGAGTCTGTTCTGCCCGGAGCAGCAGTGGCTAATCCAGACCTTGGAGAAAGGACTTTCTTAACCTACTTAAGGCACACGCTTCTTGGGGGCATCCCTtgaggctgctggctggggaggcTTCTGGATGTTGGGGACATTCCTCAGGAGTGCTACAAAGAGGGACCTCAAGGACATGTGGACAAGCATTATTTCCAGATTCTGTCCTAGGGGCTTGAAAGGCATGTCACTCCTCGGGACGCCTTGCCCTGGGATGTCCGGGATAGCACCAGCAGTCTCTCTGCTGGTATGGCACatgtcccacagctctggggtcacgCAGCTGGCATATGGTGTGCTTGCTCTGTGTGGGGGACATGGGGTTGCTTCATGGCACCATGGTGGACTGATCCCCTTCTGCTGAGATTCCCCACGTGTCGTCCTCGCTTGACTGGCAGTGTCCCCGCTGAGTCTGTTCTGCCCGGAGCAGCAGTGGCTAATCCAGACCTTGGAGAAAGGACTTTCTTAACCTACTTAACTGTGAAGGCACACGCTTCTTGGGGGCATCCCTtgaggctgctggctggggaggcTTCTGGATGTTGGGGACATTCCTCAGGAGTGCTACAAAGAGGGACCTCAAGGACATGTGGACAAGCATTATTTCCAGATTCTGTCCTAGGGGCTTGAAAGGCATGTCACTCCTCGGGACGCCTTGCCCTGGGATGTCCGGGATAGCACCAGCAGTCTCTCTGCTGGTATGGCACatgtcccacagctctggggtcacgCAGCTGGCATTTGATGAGATGCCCATGATGTGCTGCACATCACCAGCTCCCCTGAACCACCAGTCTAGCAGAACTTTCTGGGGAAGAGCAGCCTCTTGCCAGGTGCTGACCAAAAGCCAGACTCCATCCCCAGGTGATGTCCCACTCCATAGCTGCAGTTCTGACAGCCGGCACCCGACCCCACGGCAGTGGTGCCCACCTCACTGTGCCCTCACAGGGTCACTGCTGCAGCGTTGGGTGtcacacagctcccagggctttCCTCAGCCAGCCTagccctgctccaggtggaTACAAACACCCTTTGTAAGCCACAGGGGGAGCCCAGCAGACCACCGGCAGCTGTCTGATGGCTGGCTTGTGCAGGAGGTGGCCTGTGAGCCCCAAGGCACTTGCTTAGTCCAGGCTGCAAAATCCTCACTGTTTCCAGGGCTTCTTTGAACTCTTGTTTAATTTTGGCCCCCTAAAGTCTTAAACAAGACTAGGACCAGCAGCCAGGCCTTACTACAGCTAGACACAACCTTATCTCATTTCATTAGGGATGTATTTCCCCTTTCTCCAGGGTGTCCCcatgctgtgctggctccacaGCAGAGGTCAACAAATGTGTCCCTGCCTCGCCTGAGCGGACTGGGCTGGTAACTCCATTCCCGTCACCTCTTCCAGGGGCACATCTGCTCCTCCCGAGCAAAGGCCCTGGCCTGTCATAAACACCCTCCTTTCGGTGTCCTTTGAAAGTTGTCCttctctgctgccaggctggggagtgcagcagggacactgtgaGCCCGTGGTGGCTTTCCCAGCCTGGTACatgagctcagctccagctctctcatGGCTGGTGCAGGCGCTGCCAATCAGTCAGTTCGTCCTGCTGGTGCATGGAGTAGGGTTCTGGGGGTTCTTAATCCAGAGCTGAGAGGATCACCAAGCTATGGACAGCCGGCACCACCTGtccccctcctttcctcccccGATTGAGTAGCCCCAACCAGAGGGGTGAGTGGGGACATCAGGGTGAGCCCCACAGTGCTAAAGGACAGTCCCTGAAGGATTGGGGGTGCACAGCAGGGTCTATCTGGTGGTAGGTCTGTGTTGGAGGCACCAGCTCAGCATGAATCCAGCCTGAACCCACCAAACCCGTTTGTTTGGCATGGGGAgaggcagtgcccaggcagcaTGGGGCCATGGCatgtcccctccctgcagcaggatccGGGTGGCTGCCAGCGGCAGTGGCACAAGGAGAGGCTTGGTTTGTGCCACCTCCTTCCTCAGTGTGAGCAAGGGCCAGCTCCTGGCTCAAGCATTCCTTGAGCTGCAAGGTGGCTGGAAGAGcggcagcaggagggaaggaacaGTGtttgggaggagaagggaaaaccAAGGGACAGAGGGTGTTTCtgacagggctgctctgtgcaagACGAGCTTTGGTACATGGGAAATGTCCAGCATGGGGCTGGCGCGGTGAGATCCCGGTGCcggagggagctgctgcctcggGCTGAGCAGTGGAGCCGGGGGGAGACGGCACTGGGGGGCACCTTTcatggcaggggacagggaggcgGCCGCACAGCGCTGCCTTGTCCGGccaagctctgcctgcagacGCGCATTGTGTCCGGCCGTGCCAGATGTCTGCCTCGTCAAGGGCTCTGGTCGAGGCAGGGACCCAGGGAGGGAGTGTGGAGGGTGGACACTTGGTCTGGGACATAACGAGGTTTGCGTTAGcgaaggaagagaggaaatagAGCGTCTTAACTGGAACCTGGCCAGCCCCAGTGCACTGCAGCCCTCAGCCAcgttgcttttttctttcttttgcatctTGGACGCAAACGCTGGGCAGGACCTAGAGAAAATGGGCTGTGGTCTCTGACTACATGAGCAGTGAAGGGCCAGGGCCTCTCCTGCCACTCACCACCCAGTCATGGGTGCaggatccctgcagtgctggtccCTTGCCCTGATGAGTGTGGCTCTAACACGCAGCAGTGGCCCTCCCCAGGGCCCCCATTCCCACTCGGTCTCTCTAATTTGTATTAAGTATCCCTTTCTTGCAggctttcctcctccccttcttcTCCCTTCTTGTCTCTTTTGTGAGTGAATAATTTATGGCACTTTTCATCTTCCTGGCTGGCGGCGGTGGGATGCTCTGTGCCCTCCTGACGGCCACTCCCaggctgggtgtgcagctccaTCCTTTTCCGGTGCCACAGCAGGCTGGAAATGGGACAGACCCACCCACAAGGCACAGGAACTCAGGTGTGGCAGAACCACTGCCGTCACCCTGGAGCCATAGCAGGCTCCGGCCCATGGGGCACCAAGGGTCACTGGTGGGACCTGGCATGGCTGTGACACCCACAACTGCCCAGGCAGGTGGGCAGCAGCCAAGGGAGGGCTGCCCCAAGGCCGGCCAGGGGTCCCATGGCAGCGGGATGTGGGCAGAGCCGGGTGGACCCTGGCCCACTGCATGGTGCGGGGCTGCGGCGAGGTTTCCGTGGGCCGCTGGCTCTTACATAAGCTCATTGTTTCCTGAGTCAAAAGAGGTTTTGTCTCCGCTCTGGAGATGTGACAGGAGGAGGAACAATTTGCCCCATTCATCTTTAACTCTGCTCTGGAGAGTGGTGCGGTGGCCTGCGCCGGCAGAGACGTTAAACCCGACCACTTCCCCGCcgtaccccccccccccccccccccccccccccccccccccccccccccccccccccccccccccccccccccccccccccccccccccccccccccccccccccccccccccccccccccccccccccccccccccccccccccccccccccccccccccccccccccccccccccccccccccccccccccccccccccccccccccccccccccccccccccccccccccccccccccccccccccccccccccccccccccccccccccccccccccccccccccccccccccccccccccccccccccccccccccccccccccccccccccccccccccccccccccccccccccccccccccccccccccccccccccccccccccccccccccccccccccccccccccccccccccccccccccccccccccccccccccccccccccccccccccccccccccccccccccccccccccccccccccccccccccccccccccccccccccccccccccccccccccccccccccccccccccccccccccccccccccccccccccccccccccccccccccccccccccccccccccccccccccccccccccccccccccccccccccccccccccccccccccccccccccccccccccccccccccccccccccccccccccccccccccccccccccccccccccccccccccccccccccccccccagagacGTTAACCCCGCCCCCTCCCCCGCCGTAAAATCTCCCGGGGAGCAGGTGTTGGAAATCGCCCCTTCCTCTCCTGATCTCCTCAAATCCAGCGCCACAGAAATCAAGGATAATCCAGCAGCCTCTTCAAAATGAAAACGCTGAGCCCTGATTAATTCATTTAATAAGTGACTgatcccctcctcccccagcaccgCGGCCCAAGAAGCCATTTTGCTTCTTGCTCTCCTGGGCTGATGCCGGGGAgatgctggggctgcagcagaggctgctccccCACAGCCACCTCACCAGCCTCACCACGTGTCTTGTCATGGTCTGGTCTCTGCAGAAGGGCCAAAGAGGGCAGCACTCCACGGACCTCGGGCCAGCTGCCTCTGTTGGGCTCTCCAGCCTCACCAGTCTCTCCCACACAGTGCCAGGGTCTGCTCCACCTCCATGCAGCCCATGGAGCCCCAGCTCAAGGGGATTAAACAGGAGAACGAAATAGTCCCGTTTTCCAACCGAAAGATCAAACCGGTTAGAAGTGACATTGTTTTTGCAGTTCCATCTGCTTCAATTAGGGCACGGGGGTGGAGCAGGGGGGCTCCCAATTATCCTCATTAGAGGGGCTCCTCGTGCAGCCAAGCTCCAGCCGTGAGCAGGGAGCTCACCAGGCTCGTGCTGGTTGATAATGAATATATTCATGGCTGCACAGCCTGGCCTTGCtcgcctgctgctgctggagccctgctcctgACATGTGctttgggcactgctgggagatgcGGAAAACCTCTTCAAGCTCCAGGGCTTGGTGGGTATGGCCGAAAGGGAGTGTGGTCAGCACAACCTCACCACTGCCCAGAGTCCTGACACAGCTaccaaagcagcacaggagcctAAATTTGGTCCCAGCACCCAAGGTGGGagtgctcctgctccctctcccccaGGACCCACTTTGCTGTGGGgtgccccagctcctctcaggAGTGCCTGTAGGCTGGAGATACCCCAGtgaagctgcccagggagcagccccatccccatcccatccatcccaaCAAGGGgactgcagctccctcctgagCTCATCTGCATTTTCAAGCTGGCTGAGGCCATTCCCACTGAGAGCCAAGGAGTCACCAATTTGAATTTGTGGTCAATTCTCTGCTAACAATGCTGAGATTAACCCATCACTTTCTGTGTGATCACTTTCTGTGAGCTTCTGGGAGAGCGTaatgtaaaaatacagaaataagaaaatatctgTAGCTCATGGGTTAAAGAACCTCATTATTTACGTACATCCATCCTTGCATAAACTAAATTGTTCTTTTAGTAGATGCTGGCCACTGATATTAGATTCCCATTTCATTTCCTTATCCCACCTGGCAGGTTCCTAGAGACATCTTTATCTTTGTTTGCAGTATCTTTTGCCTGTAGCAAACCCAGGGTTCGTAAATGCAGCAGCATCGGGTGGAAACCTGAcgtgcagctgctgctgcctgtgttttgtgtgacacaaaagaaaacctgagACGTGGAGGAATCGGGGCAGTCCAGGTGTcacccccaggatcctgtcTGGTGTCAGCAGCCAGTGCAGGACTGTCACTGCCTACAGGAATGGGGggccagagctgggggctgtgagcaggCTGGAGGTGGATGGGCAAGGGCAGAGTGAAATGCCCAaggtggatttgggatctctGGGATAGACTGGGGATGCTCATAGCAGGTTGAGTGTGCTTTCATCCCTACAGGGGTGCCCAGAAAAGGTTGGGGATGCCCAGGGCAGGTTGGGGATGCTCAAGGCACCTGTATATCTTCTCCCAGGTAATGCCTCTCTTGGTGCCCTTGCCTGGCAGGGATTTTGTGCCATGGTGTGCCCCCAGCCTGCTGGTGCAGGTGGCCGTGTCAGGGCTGCCaaggagctgtgggaggaggTCCCCACCATCATCCTGGCCATGGCGCCGATTGGCCCAGCGCTgttgctgtggctgtgccagggccgATGGTGGGGCCTGGCCTACAGCTCGTGCCTCCGTGCACGGGAATAATTCTCCTTAATCCTTCCGAGAGGCATCACTGGATGAGACTGGAGCCTCCCTCTGGGAGCCCCATCTCCCCTGGCGCAGAGAAcagtgctgggggagggacAGCCGCCATCCTGGGCAGGGAAGCCTCCGTGCCCCCGGccacctgcctgctcctgctggggccaCAGCCAAGCCAGCATTGCTCCTGCACCCGTGCTGAGGGACAGCAAAACCCTGGGGGGCTCAGCACCAGAGCAGTGCCCTGGGCCGGGAGGGgtgtgggagcaggaggtggcagtGCCCCCAACATCCTGCCCCTCCAGATGCAGCAGGAACCTGTGGACATGGCCTGGGATGCAGCCGCCCACTGCAGCCCCACTATTGCACAGAAGACTGGAGCTCCTTTTGGGGAAGTGGCTTGGAGGGTGCCCCTGGATAAGTGCTGGCTgctgagcccctctggagccCCGGACTCCTTGACACAGAACACTGGGACCAAGGGCTTTTGCCAGGGCCCAGCCCCGTGGTGGGGCGGGTGACGCCTGCCACCGGCCCAGAGTGCCCGGCACATAAACACCACCCCGGGGATTAGGTCAGCTCTGGTCATCGCTCAGACGAATAAGTGGATCAGCACaagggaaaggagggggagggagCTCTGCTGAGGGGGGAGCTCCAGTAGGGAGTTTTTAATTTAGGGGCTCTTGGGGCCAGGAGCCACCTTGGCGCAGGCGCGAGGCTTGGCAGCGAACACTGGCGCCCGTGGCGGGGTGACTGGGGACACGCGGCGGCAGCCCCAGCCGGCCCCACAGTCAGCTTGGATGCCCGAGTGTCCTCAAGTGTGTTTATTTTAAGGGATACAAAGTCCTGGGCCACTGCAGGGTCACCGCAGCACTCGCCCAGCCTCGCAGGAAAGTTTCCgcaggtgctggcagggggaggaggagggtggatggcagcagctgggcaccATCCCGCCGCCCTGCGCCTGCACACCTTTGGACCTGGCGCCCGTGTGCCAGGGGCCATCGGCACGGGGCTGTGGCCaccccgcagccccggcccATTGTCCCACGGTGGCCGTGCCGGGCGCAGGGACGGCCATCTGCTCGTCGCTGCCGACAGCTTCTTTGTTCACCGCCCAGCGCACGCTGGCGCAGGAAGCGGCTCCCACGTGCTTCGCCCTTTCCCTCTCGCGGAGGCACCTAATGAAATAAAGGATTTACTGCGGcgagggggagggaagggagcaggcTGAGCAGTTTGAAATGTgcctggccccagggctgggctccctgGCCAGGTGCAGGCAGGGTGGGTGCAGGCAATGCCGGGCTCTCTGCCGCTGCTGGGCTGTTCTTTGGGAGCTGCCgtggtgggagcagcacaggcagggagatgGTGCCAGGGCCTGGGGCGTGAATGCAGCCAAGGTCTGTGCACTGGGTGTGTGTGGCACCACCGTTGCCAGGGCCCTGACCTGTTTGGGTGGTGGGGAAAAGGCCTTGCATATGCTGTGGGGATGGCTCTAGGGCATGTGGAAACCAGGAACAGGAGTGTCCATGTAGGGTGTAGGTCACTTGGGCTTTGAGTGAGAAAGGAAGGACATtgtgcagcccctgtcccctccctggagcagcaTATCAAGGAGGAGCTTGCTGGTTGGTGTGCCACTTGTGACCAGAGCTCCTAATGCTGCTTCCAGGAACCGTGGATTCAGGGTTTTCCCACCCAAGTGAGCCTGTCCTTGTGTGTCATGCCCATGGCTCAGCACTCTGCGGAGCTGCATGTCCCTTAACCACCAGTGCAGGAACTTGTCACTTCCCACTGCATCCAGCCCCAAACTGGGCCAGGAGGACAGCAGGGGACCTGGTAGGGCGAGGCAGtgcccctttctcctccctgcaaTGCAAATAGAAACCGAAAAGGACCAAGTTCCAAAGTTCTTATTCAAGCCCAGGCACCATGGCTGAGGGCGGAGGCATGGGGACTGTCACCTGCAGAGGGATGGGTGGCTCGGGcatggggcacagcagcacctggtgTGCTTTGAGGGATGAGGGAGTGGATCCCTGTGACAATGGCCTTGCAGGCTTGGACACCAGCATCTGTACGTCCATCTGCTGCATCCCAGGGCCCAAAGcgcagcagtgccagcctggctcccagtGGCAACTCAGCCCCCAagtgagcccagagcagctttggGAGGGTGGTTGTAGGGTGTCAAGGAGGTAACCACACATCCCTCCTTGCAGATGACTCCTCGTCAGAGAGCTGCAGCGGGAATGGCTCCTCTACCCTGAACCCCTCCACCTCCAGCAGCACGCAGGGCGACAGCGCCTTCCCCGAAATGAACGGCAATGGCACCGCAGCCCCCATGGACTTCACCGCCTCGGCTGACGACCAGCCCATCAACCTCTGCGACAAGCTCACGCCTGCCCACATCACCCCTAACTACCAGTCTGACAGCTGCAGTGCCGACGGGCTGCGCAGCAGGGTCAAGTACGGGGTCAAGACCACAGCAGAGGTATGGCCTGGGATGGTCTGGGAGAGCCAGAGACATGCCTCACAacagagctgccccagagctgggtgctgcagtgggcTCACCTCAcccctgagcagctgtgtgaaCAGTCACCATGTGATAAGGAGCACATTCATGCTGGGTCAGGCAGTGTTTCCCACAGGATCAGGCAGAGCCATGGCCccaccagccagggctgcaaTTGGACCTCCAGGTTGTCACAGGCTCACTGAGGCCACCACGCTGCCCCCTGCCCAAAGCAGGCAGGAGGTGACATGCAGGGGAGCCTGGCTATGGGTTCATCTCCCTGGGTTGCAGGGGGGCCTTtgggagaggggacagacaTAGTGAGACAAGGAGAAAGGGCAGGTGCAtgaggtgggagctgctggtggtaACCCCTGTCTCCTCTCAGTCCCCCCCGTACAGCTCTGGCAGCTATGACTCCATCAAGACAGAGGTGAGCGGCTGCCCCGAGGACCTGACTGTCGGCAGGGCCCCCACAgctgatgaagatgatgatgacCATGACGACCATGAAGACAATGATAAGATCAATGACTCAGAGGGGATGGACCCAGAGAGGCTAAAGGCCTTCAATGTAAGGAGAGCTCCACAGGGAGGGTGAGCCCACCTGCCTTCTGTCTCAGGGTTCCCACCGCCTGCCTTCTCATTTGCAGATGTTCGTGCGCCTTTTTGTGGACGAGAACCTGGACCGGATGGTTCCCATCTCCAAGCAGCCCAAGGAGAAGATCCAGGCCATCATCGAGTCCTGCAGCCGGCAGTTCCCCGAGTTCCAGGAGCGGGCGCGCAAGCGCATCCGCACCTACCTCAAATCCTGCCGTCGCATGAAGAAGAACGGCATGGAGATGGTGAGTGGCCGCCCCAGTGCCCTGCCCCTcgtcccagtgcccagggcagcgcatccctgagcatcctctctgtctgtgtccctgcagaccAGGCCCACGCCGCCTCACCTGACCTCAGCCATGGCAGAGAACATCTTGGCTGCTGCCTGCGAGAGCGAAACGCGGAAAGCAGCCAAGAGGATGCGGCTGGAGATCTATCAGACCTCCCAGGtacagtgctggcagctggaggtggGCGAGGAACAGAACTGGAAGTGTCCTATGGTGGGGTCAAAAGTCTTTCTAAAGTCTGAGGGGCTGCGGAACAGAACCCTGTGGCGTGTCAGGTCaatggggatgggaatgctGGTGTGGATTAGccaccctgcagccacaggacaCCAGGCATCCCTGCACTGTCCGTTCTGTTGGCAGCAGAGGACAGCCAGGCTCCTCGCTGGACTAGGTCTGTGTTTCCCCTGTGCAGGACGAACCGATCGCTCTAGACAAGCAGCACTCCAGAGACTCCACAGCCATCACCCACTCCTCCTACTCACTGCCAGCTTCATCTTACTCCCAAGACCCAGTCTACATCAATGGAAGCCTGAACTACAGCTACCGTGGCTACGGATCCCTGGGGGgcagcctgcagccccctgcatccctccagACGGGCAACCACAGTAATGGTAAGTGGCTGTGCCAGTGGCACGGGGAGCCCACCCTGGCATTGCCTCTGCTCCATGGCTGGGGAGTGCACCAGGGGCTCCTGGCATCCCCCACAgtgagctgggtgctggaggagaggatggggtTGTCCCCACGGCTCCCACAGAGCCCAATCATGGCAGCAcctctcccactgctgcacagagctgttccAAAATTCCTTCGTGTCCCTTCCGTCTGGCGGCTCTGCTCACGTCATCAGCAGGTGGTTAATTGTTGAACTGTACTTGGAAGGACGGTTTGGGTGGCACTGGTGGAGGAAAGGAGtgtcacttaaaaaaaccagGAGAATCTGTACCAGAGTCTCTGTTAATTATTAACAAGGGCGGGCACTTATCTCTGCCCTGATCTCCTGCTGGTATGAGCCGTTCCGCTCtcggggatggggacagggtggggggcacagccacagctcaggagggctctgaggggctggggacTGCCTGGGAACACTTGAGAAAACAGGACtgatgctgcagggcaggaaggcGGAA of Ficedula albicollis isolate OC2 chromosome 20, FicAlb1.5, whole genome shotgun sequence contains these proteins:
- the NOL4L gene encoding nucleolar protein 4-like isoform X2 gives rise to the protein MESGTEMWSVSPAHDETSVSSEDFDMNDSTWISADQHLNSSLSPSQDESMRSPQNLHGHEDDDSSSESCSGNGSSTLNPSTSSSTQGDSAFPEMNGNGTAAPMDFTASADDQPINLCDKLTPAHITPNYQSDSCSADGLRSRVKYGVKTTAESPPYSSGSYDSIKTEVSGCPEDLTVGRAPTADEDDDDHDDHEDNDKINDSEGMDPERLKAFNMFVRLFVDENLDRMVPISKQPKEKIQAIIESCSRQFPEFQERARKRIRTYLKSCRRMKKNGMEMTRPTPPHLTSAMAENILAAACESETRKAAKRMRLEIYQTSQDEPIALDKQHSRDSTAITHSSYSLPASSYSQDPVYINGSLNYSYRGYGSLGGSLQPPASLQTGNHSNGPTDLSMKGGASSTAPSNSSSRGMQAAQLSPTEISAVRQLIAGYRESAAFLLRSADELENLILQQN
- the NOL4L gene encoding nucleolar protein 4-like isoform X3, with the protein product MNDSTWISADQHLNSSLSPSQDESMRSPQNLHGHEDDDSSSESCSGNGSSTLNPSTSSSTQGDSAFPEMNGNGTAAPMDFTASADDQPINLCDKLTPAHITPNYQSDSCSADGLRSRVKYGVKTTAESPPYSSGSYDSIKTEVSGCPEDLTVGRAPTADEDDDDHDDHEDNDKINDSEGMDPERLKAFNMFVRLFVDENLDRMVPISKQPKEKIQAIIESCSRQFPEFQERARKRIRTYLKSCRRMKKNGMEMTRPTPPHLTSAMAENILAAACESETRKAAKRMRLEIYQTSQDEPIALDKQHSRDSTAITHSSYSLPASSYSQDPVYINGSLNYSYRGYGSLGGSLQPPASLQTGNHSNGPTDLSMKGGASSTAPSNSSSRGMQAAQLSPTEISAVRQLIAGYRESAAFLLRSADELENLILQQN